GATATTAATCTTTCAACAGCATTTTGAAGTCCTGTTAAGATGAATTGCCCTTTAGCATTTTTGCATAATCTGTTGGCAACTAATATTGAACTCAAACCGGATGAATCACAGTATTCGGTTTTACTTAAATCAATAATCATATTTTTTTCTCCGTTTCCGGCAATC
This genomic stretch from Bacteroidales bacterium harbors:
- a CDS encoding STAS domain-containing protein, producing IAGNGEKNMIIDLSKTEYCDSSGLSSILVANRLCKNAKGQFILTGLQNAVERLISISQLDSVLTIEDTLEKAENKINL